One region of Mesobacillus boroniphilus genomic DNA includes:
- a CDS encoding putative thiazole-containing bacteriocin maturation protein, translated as MVKLDPTMRLKVKRDTFYLPEPNRGVYLRNNSVSFRLEGTGVEKWVEKLLPMLNGEHSLEKLTDGLPGPYRDRVFEIAEVLYRNGFVRDVSQDGTHDLSENILKKYAAQIEFADNLAGSGAYRFEAFRHANVLAVGSGPILNSLVSSLLQSGLPKLNVLITDEVPNNKKRLSEIVGHARKTDPEVELEVIELKDEGWREVLQPFDTVLYVSQKGNLEELKRLQSVCRQEKIAFIPAILLKQIGIAGPLFVPDSDVCWESAWRRLHSSVLEKEQQVPASSATTGALLANMIAFELFKEATGVSKGTQRNRIYLLNLETLEGSWHSFLPHPLETDVPTAERIENLESRLEREVKRTELEKQLQSFILLTSKETGIFHQWEEGELKQLPLAQCRVQAVDPLSEGPAELLGERICSGFTHEEARREAALAGVESYASRLASLFEWDDFLGVGAGETFQEAVSRGLQKCLVEQLGQQRQQHKQYISLLEFEAIEDERCRFYFEALTTMQGKPIIGLGNDISGFPSIWVGTGSGWYGNTDLNRTLALRGALQQALLKYQNDTEPNHTVFLDKSAVQLDETVKQRLIIPSYEERIQPDTVKEAVEILKRNGKRLSVHELKLEPVFNEELEGVFGVLLREEGLQ; from the coding sequence AGCTGTTGCCGATGTTAAACGGTGAGCATTCGCTGGAGAAATTGACGGACGGCTTGCCTGGACCATATAGGGACCGTGTATTTGAAATTGCTGAAGTTCTATATCGAAATGGGTTTGTCAGGGATGTAAGCCAGGATGGTACTCACGATTTATCAGAAAATATACTTAAAAAATATGCTGCACAAATAGAGTTTGCTGATAATCTGGCTGGTTCCGGTGCTTACCGGTTTGAGGCTTTCCGACATGCCAATGTGCTGGCAGTTGGTTCTGGGCCCATTTTAAATTCCTTGGTTTCGTCGTTGCTGCAATCCGGTCTGCCTAAGCTGAACGTTTTGATAACAGACGAAGTACCGAACAACAAAAAAAGGCTAAGTGAGATTGTGGGCCATGCCCGTAAAACAGATCCTGAAGTGGAATTGGAGGTAATAGAACTAAAGGATGAAGGCTGGAGGGAGGTTTTGCAGCCTTTTGATACTGTCCTTTACGTATCCCAAAAAGGAAACCTGGAAGAATTAAAGCGCCTTCAATCTGTTTGCAGACAGGAGAAGATAGCGTTTATTCCGGCTATACTACTAAAACAGATCGGGATAGCAGGACCATTATTTGTGCCGGATTCTGACGTTTGCTGGGAGTCAGCATGGCGGCGATTGCATTCCTCTGTTTTGGAAAAAGAACAGCAAGTACCTGCATCATCTGCCACAACTGGCGCATTGTTAGCCAACATGATCGCATTTGAATTATTTAAAGAGGCAACGGGCGTCTCGAAAGGTACACAGCGAAACCGCATCTATTTACTTAACTTAGAGACTCTCGAAGGGAGCTGGCATTCTTTTTTGCCTCATCCCCTGGAGACTGATGTGCCAACAGCTGAAAGGATAGAAAATCTTGAAAGCCGGCTAGAACGGGAAGTAAAAAGAACAGAACTGGAAAAACAACTACAATCTTTCATTCTGCTAACATCGAAGGAAACCGGGATTTTTCACCAGTGGGAGGAGGGCGAGTTAAAACAGCTTCCCCTGGCTCAGTGCCGGGTTCAGGCAGTGGACCCTCTGTCAGAGGGTCCAGCTGAATTGTTGGGAGAGAGGATATGTTCTGGTTTCACACATGAGGAGGCACGAAGGGAAGCGGCCCTTGCTGGAGTTGAATCCTATGCTTCACGATTGGCGAGTTTGTTTGAGTGGGATGACTTTCTGGGAGTGGGAGCTGGTGAGACATTTCAGGAAGCGGTTAGCCGAGGCTTGCAAAAATGTTTGGTTGAGCAGCTTGGCCAGCAAAGACAACAACATAAGCAGTACATTTCCTTATTGGAGTTCGAGGCAATAGAGGATGAACGGTGCCGCTTCTACTTTGAAGCTCTAACGACGATGCAGGGAAAACCCATCATTGGATTGGGAAATGATATCTCAGGTTTTCCTTCAATATGGGTAGGTACCGGCAGCGGATGGTATGGAAATACAGATTTGAACAGAACCTTGGCGCTAAGAGGGGCTTTACAGCAAGCATTGTTAAAATATCAAAACGATACAGAACCAAATCACACAGTATTTCTGGATAAATCAGCTGTTCAGCTTGATGAAACGGTAAAGCAAAGACTAATCATTCCGTCCTATGAAGAAAGAATACAGCCGGATACCGTGAAGGAAGCAGTGGAAATCCTAAAAAGGAACGGAAAGCGGTTATCCGTACACGAATTAAAGCTTGAACCGGTTTTTAACGAGGAACTAGAAGGGGTGTTTGGTGTATTGCTGCGAGAGGAGGGATTACAATGA